The stretch of DNA CCCGGTAGTGGAGTCGTTCGCCGGTCTCGAGGTCGAGGCCCTTTCGGCTCGGCATTACCGTCACTCGGTGAGCACTCGGCATCAAACTTTCCCCGTTCGGCGAAAAAATAGCGGTCGAATCCGCGCCAGTCAGTCGGCCTTGTCGACCGGTTTCCGCTCGCCGGACGATCCCAGCTTCTCGAAGAACGTGACGAACTCGTCGTTGTTCTCGGTGAGCTGTTCCCACTGCTCGAGGCCGCGTTCTTTGCGAGTTCCGCGGACCGTGTTGTCGAGTACGAAGGCGACGATCCCGCCGACGGCCATCGTGGTCGACCCGATCACGTAGAGCGTATCGGAGACGATCTGTTGGCCGAGGATCGGACCGATCACCGCTGCGCCGGAGGTAATACCCTGGAACGCTTCGGCGCTCCCGACGTTGGCCATGTACTGCGGAACGGCGAGTCCGAGGAAGAGAGCGAGTCCGATAATGAAGGCGTTACGCGAGGCGTCGAGGTCGACGTACTTGAGGTTCGACAGCCCGACTGCGGCGATCTGTCCGAACATCGCGATGTACAGCGCGCCGACGATCGGTCCCGGAATCGTCGTGATCAGAGCACCGAAGTAGCCGACGAATCCGACGATCAACATCACGACCGCACCGATCTGAACGACGTACCGCGAGGCGACGCCGGTGATGCCGATCGCGCCGATGTTCTCGCCGTAGGAGGTCGAGCCGTTACCCGTCCCCATAATACCCGCGATGACGTTCCCGATTCCCTCCATGCCGATACCGTGGTTGATCCGTTTCTCGCTCGGTGCGCCCACCCCGGCGATCCGGGCGACGGCGTAGTAGTCGCCCAAACTCTCGACCATGGACGCCATGACGCCGGCGAACATCCCGATCGCGAAGGCGAGGGTGAACTCCGGCATCCCCCACTGCAGCGGCGTAATAACCTGTATCGCGGACGCCTCGGCGATCGCTCCAGTGTCGACGTAGCCGAGCGTTTCCGAGCCGTATATCCCGGTCACTGAAAGGACCGTCGCGGTGATCCAAGCGGTGACGACCCCCAGAAGTACCGGGAACAGTTTCGCGTAGCGACTGTACTGGTCGAGGTACTGCGAGAACAGCACGATCAGGAACAGGGTCAGCCCGAGCAGCCACCAGTTCTGGTCGGCTCTCGTTACGTCGGGGGTTCCGACCAGGGAGAGGCCGATCAATACGATCACCGGGGCGATGACGACCGGTGAAAGGTAGTACTTGAGTTTCCCCAGAGCTCCGACGTAGCCAAGTACGACCTGGACCATCGCCGCCGCGATGATCGCACCCTGTAACTCGAGGATCGTCGCTTCCCAGCCGGTGCCCATCGCCGCGATGATCGCCAGCGCCGGTGCGAGCAGGGCGAACGTCCCGCCCTGGACGATCGGATACCGGTTCCCGACCGTCGTCTGTAGCAGGGTCGCGATCCCCGAGACGACGAAGAACGTCCCGACGAGTCGGGCAGTTTCCGCCGGGGGCATCTCCATCGCGCCCGCGAGGATCAACGGAATCGCGACCGTCGCCCCGATCATCGTCAGGTAATGCTGTAATCCGAGCAGTATCGACGTGCCCAACGGCGGTTTGTCTTCGATCCCGTATTCGACGAACGACGCCTCCTCCCGGGAGACCTCGCCCCCATCCGTTACGATTTCGTCCGATGTATCGTTGTGATCCGTCATATATGTCAGCGCCTTCACCAGTTGTGGGTGTGTCGTAAGTTCACACTCACACAGGTCTATCGTGGATTCCACAGCGAATATACATAAAGATACCGCTACGAACGCTGCACGGTCAGCCGTCAGATAGTTTCCAGATTCGGTGGACGATCCCAAAAAATTCCGTGATGACCGCCAACAAACAGTACATTCGTCCGGACTTCGACGGTAAGATACCGGTCTCGTACCGCTTGAGGGTGTTCGCTCCCGGCGAGCCCTTTCAGGCGCGCCCCACCAGGTACCGTCGCGTAGTCAGTCCGCGGATACCGTTGTGCAGTCAGTCCGCGATGTCCCCGGGGGAATGAACTATTACACTTCGACCGTATCGGTAGACGTGATGGCATCAGATCCGGAGTACGCAGTCACTGCTGAGCTAGACGTGATGGTCGAGATGCGCGACGGTGTCGAACTCGCGACCGACATTTACCGTCCGGCTGACCCCGAAACCGGCGACCCGATCGCCGAGCCACAGCCCGTTCTCCTCGACCGCACTCCCTACGGCAAGCGCGGTCGGATGGAACGCCACGGGGAGTGGTACGCCAAGCGCGGGTACGTCGTCGCGATACAGGACTGCCGCGGCCGCTTCGACAGCGAAGGCGAGTACTACATCTTCAAAAACGAACCCGAAGACGGCTACGACGCCGTCGAGTGGCTCGCCGAACAGCCCTACTGCGACGGGCAGGTCGGTACCTTCGGCACGTCCTACGGCGCGTGGGTTCAGAGCGCGCTCGCGACGCAGGACCCGCCCCACCTCGAGGCGATGTTCGTCAACCAGGGCGCGGCCAACGGTCGGAAGGCGACGTTCCGACACAACGGCGCGTTCGAACTTCGCTGGCTCTGCTGGGCGTTTACGCTCGGCGGCGGCTTCGCCAAACGCGCACTCGAGGACTCGGACATCCAGCAGCGACTCGCGAACGTCGACGTCGGCGAGGTGCTCGAGAGCGGCCCCGTCCAGCGCGGACAGTCGCCGTTGCGACACATCCCCGACTACGAGGAGTGGGCGTTCGACATCATGACGCGGGGAAGCGCCAGCGACGAACTCTGGCAGGAACCCGGATTCAATTTCGAGGCGTTCTACGACGACTCGGCCGACGTCCCGACCGTCTACTCGGGCGCGTGGTACGACTCGTACACGAAGGCGACCTGCGACAACTTCGAAGCGCTGGCCGAGCGCAAGGAGAGCGATCACTACCTGCTGATGGGGCCGTGGACTCACGGCTGGAACACCTATCCCCTCCCCTCGTGGAACAAGTCTTACTCGGGCGAACTCGAGTTCGGCGAGGAGAGTCTCCGCGACTATCAGGAGACCCGACTGCGGTTTTTCGATCACTACCTCAAGGGCGAAGACACCTGGTCGGAGCAGCCGACGGTCCAGTACTTCCAGATGGGAACCGGGGACGGCTCGCGCTCCGGGGACCGCCTCTTTCACGGTGGCGAGTGGCGTTCGGCGACGGAGTGGCCGCTCCCCGACACCGAGTTCGAGACGTACTACGTCCACGGCGACGGGACGCTTTCGACGGAGAAACCGACCGTCGAGAACGACTCGACCACCTACGAATTCGATCCGAAAGATCCAGTTCCGACGCTCGGCGGCAACTGCTCGTCGTACATCACCTACGAGCAACGCGAGGAGAACCTTCTCGAGTATCCACTCGCCCAGCGCAACCTGCAGGATCTCACGGGGCGGGGCGGCTACGATCAACGAACGCGTCCCGACACGCTCGGAGCCGACGAACCCTACGGTCCGCTCGAGCGGCGAAACGACGTGCTCGTCTATCGAACCCCGCCGCTCGAGGAGGCGGTCGAGATCACCGGCCCGATCAGCGTGACGGTGTACGGATCGACCGACGCGTCGGACACCGACTTCACCGCGAAACTGATCGACGAGTATCCGGAAAGCGAGGACTTTCCCGACGGATTCGCCGTCAACGTCTCGGACTCGATCTGTCGCGGGCGGTATCGCGGCTACCGCGACGAGCCTGACTTTCTCGAGCCCGAGGAGGTCTACGAGTTCACGATGGAGCCGTACCCGACCGCGACCGTCTTCGAGGAAGGCCACCGCATCCGGCTCGACATCTCCTCGTCGAACTACCCCCGCTTCGACGTGAACCACAACACTGGCGGCCCGCTCTACGGCGACCGCGAGTACAACGTCGCGAACAACACGGTCCACCACGACAGCGAGTACGCCACGCGGATCGAACTGCCGGTGCAGCCCCGATAACCGCTCCCGTTTCTCTTCTCCGATTTAACCGCTGTTTCGCCCGTTTCAGTGACCGAGCGTCCGAATCCAGAGCAGCCAGATCGCACCGACCGAGAGCCCCATCGCCGCGAAGCCGGCAGCGTACCCCGTCGTCGCGGTCAGTAACCACCCGACGAGCCACGGGTACGCGAGCGCCCCGGCGTTTCCGACGAGTAACATTCCCGAGAGCGTTACGCCCGAATCGTCGGTCAGTTCCGAGAACGCGAGGCTGAACAGCGGCCCGAACGGAACGCCAAAACCGAAGCCGGTCAGGACGAGTCCCGCGGCGATTCCGACTGCCGACTCCGCCGCGATCGACGCCGCGAGCCCGCCGAGGACGATCGCGAGACCGAGCAACGACCCCGCCACCGTGGCTCGCTCGCCGTAGCCTCGAGACAACCACCCGCCGAGGCCGCGACCGAGGACCGTCGCCAGCGCGAAACCGACGAGAACGGCGACGGTCGGGACGGCCACGTCGGCGAGGACCTCCGTGTACCACGTCGCCGCGACCATCAGGAAGCCGAACGTCGCCATGTTTCCCAGTCCGAGTGCGAGGCCGCCGGCCGACGTGAACGGCTCGATGTATGACCGAACGGGAGTTATCGCATTTCCGGTGACCGCGACTAACCGAATCGTGAACGTGGCTCCGAGGAGCGTGCTTGTGGCTGCGGCGAGCGCCGGTGCGATCGGGCCGAACGCAGCGACTGCGGGCGGACTCGCGGCGAGGGCGACGGCGAGACCCAGCGTAAACAGCGCGCCGAGCATCCCCTGTGCAGTTGCGGTATCGGCTCCGGTCGTCCGAAGCCCGACGTACTTCATGCCGGCGACGAACGCCGTTCCCTGTCCGAGACCGAGCAGGAGCCGGGAAAGGTACGTCGTCTCGAGGGTAACGACGCTACCGATTGCGATTCCGATGCCGGCTCCGGCGAGACCGATGGCTGCGACTCGTTCGATTTGCATCGTGCGCGTCAACCGATCCGCGGGAACGACTGCGAGGAGTTGGCCGAGCAGGAACAGCGACATGCCGAATCCGGCTGCGTCGGGCCCGACGCCGCCTGCGATCAGCACCGTCACGTACGTGCCGTAGGAGCCGACGGCGAGGCCGAGACCGAACAATCCGACGCCGACGGCACCGACCGCCCGCCACGGAATCGACTGGCTCTCCGTAGTCGTCTGCTTCGGGGTTGCCATTGACGTGTCCAACCCGTCACCCCGCTAAATGCGTTGTGGCGACGGCGATCGCCCGATAACTGACGCTACGTGTGAACAGTCCGAAGAAAATTATATACGTATTTAATTTCATCTCTGCTGATATGGTGAATGGTAACACTGATCGGTCTTCGGCAGCGGATGACGAACAATTAATCGAGTACGGCATCGAAGACGAACCGCCGCTGGCGGAGGCGATTCCGCTGGGGTTGCAACACCTGCTGGCGATGTTCCTCTCGACGGTCGCGTTGCCGCTCGTGATCGCGGGAGCGATCGGTCTCGACGGCCCTGAAACGACGTTTATCGTTCAGATGGCGCTGCTGGTCGCGGGCATCGCGACGATCGTTCAGGTCTACTCGATCGGTCCCGTAGGAGCGCGACTTCCGATCGTGATGGGCACGAGCGCGATCTTCGTCGCTCCGTTGATCAACATCGGTGGTACCTACGGCGTCGCCGCTATCTTCGGTGCGGTCATCGTCGCCGCGCCGGTCGAAATCGTCATCGGGTACTTCTACGAGGACCTTCGTCGATTGTTCCCGCCGCTCGTGACGGGGATCGTGGTGATGCTCGTCGGCCTGACGCTGATTCCGGTCGCCATGGAGTACTCTGCGGGCGGAGTCGGATCCGAGGACTTCGGTGCGACGTACAATCTCGGTCTCGCGGGACTCGTATTCTTGCTCGCGATCGGGTTGAATCAGTACTTCGACGGCTTCATTTCGATCTCGAGCATCCTCATCGCGGTCGTCGTCGGCTATCTCGTCGCTTACCCGCTCGGCTTGCTCGATCTCTCGGGCGTGGCCGATGCGGCATGGATCGAAGCGCCGGTGCCGCTGCAGTTCGGCGTCGAGTTCCACCCGAGCGCGATCGTGATCGCGGCCTTCGCCTACGTCATCACCTCGATCGAGACGATCGGCGACATCGAAGGGACCACCGGGACGGTCGATCGACGCGCAACCCCCGATGAAATGAGCGGCGGCCTCGTCGCGGACGGCGTCATGAGCATGCTCGCAGGCGTGTTCAACGCGTTCCCGAACACCTCGTTCTCCCAGAACGTCGGGCTCATCGGGTTCACCGGCGTTGCCAGCCGTTTCGTCGTCGGTATCTGCGGCGTCTTCCTCGTCCTCCTCGGTCTCGTTCCGAAAGTCGCTGCCGTCGCCGCGGCGATGCCGGGTCCCGTCCTCGGCGGTGCTGCGGTCGTCCTGTTCGGGATGATCTTCTCGATCGGTCTCCGCATCGTCGCAGATCGCGTAGCACTCGAGCGCCGGAACCTGACGATTATCGCCGTTTCCGTGGTCCTCGGCGTCGGCGTCGAAACCACGCCAGAGATGCTCGGGCAACTACCCGAGGCCGTGGGGGTACTGGTCGGATCCGGATTGCTGGTCGGTGGAATCGCGGCGCTCGTGCTCAATCTGGTCCTTCCCGGCGACGGCGGACTGGACGGCGAGCCGGCCCAGACGCCGACGTCCGACTAACCGCGAGAAGGGAAGCTGCTTTTCTCTCTGTCGTCTCGTTTCGACTACGGCTCGAGGACGATCATCCCGTGGCTCTCGCCGTCCCGAATGCGCTCGTGCGCTGCCGGGACCTCCTCGAGACCGATTCGTTCGGTGACGACGGGGCTGATCCGCTCGGTGGCGAACAACTTCGCGGCGTCGACGACTTCGGCTTTCGTCGCGTACCGAGATCCGAGGAGCGCTCCCTCCTTGACGACGAACTCCTTCAACGGCGGCGCGAACGACCGTTGGTGGTGGGTCGTCAGCGTGACGACCTGTCCGCCCATCCCCAGCGCATCCCAGGCCGCACCGAGCGTCGCTACGTCACCGACCGTATCGACGACGACCGTCGGGCCGCGGTCGGTCGGCGTCGCTTCGCGAAGTCGCTCACCGAATCGATCTTCGCGCGCGTCGATCGGCTGAACGGCGTCGCCGGTGACGCGGTCGACGTGCGCTAACCGGTCGTCGTCGATATCGGCCGCGAGCACTCGAGCCCCTCGGGCGGCGGCGAGTTGCGAGAGGTGGATGCCGACCCGGCCTGCGGCCCCGATGACGACGACGGTGTCGGTGTCGTCGACGCCCGTTCGGCGGCAGATGTGAAGCGGCGTCGCGAGTCCGTCGGCGGCGACGGCCCCCTCGACGAAACTCGTCGCTTCGGGAAGCGAAAGCACGTTCTCCGCGGGGATGACCGCCTTCTCGGCGTACGCGCCGTCGCAGTTCACGCCGACCCAGCCGCCGAAGTCCAGACAGCGGTTCGTCTCGCCGCGACGACAGGCCGAACAATCGCCACACGAGAGGTAGAAATACGCCACCACGCGGTCGCCCGGCGTCACTCCGTCCACGTCGTCGCCGACGGCGTCGACGATGCCGGCGCACTCGTGGCCCGGAATCCGCGGCGTGAGCGCGGGGTCGTCCGCGAGTCCGCCCTGAATCGCGTTCTCGATCGTCCGGGTGACGCCGCACGCGCGAACGTCGATTCGAACGTCGCCCGGTCCGGGATCGGGTTCGGGAACCGTTTCGACCGAGAGAGGTCCGCCCCACTCCTCGAGAACGCAGGCTTTCATAGTCATACATCCGGGTGTCTCGCGCGAAGCTATTAGCGTTGCCCCTCGAGAACGCGCTCGCTCTCCGGCTTCCTTCTCGCTTCCTTAAATGTCGGAGAAGCTATAATACTACTGGGATCCATTGAGGTAGTATGCCCGACCGAATTCTGGTTCCAGTCGACGGATCGAACCGATCAGACGAGGCGCTCGAGTACGCGCTCGAGACGTTTCCCGACGCGGAGATCACGGCGTTACACGTGGTCGAATCGGGACAGGGGGATCTCGGCACGTTCTCCGGGATGACGGGAGACATTCCCGGCGACGAGGCGGAACTCGAACGCTCCGAAGCGATCCTCGAGGCCGCCCGCGAACGCGGCGACGAACACGGCGTGGAGATCGAGACCGAACGCGGACGCGGACGGCCCGACCGACTGGTCGTCGCACGATCCGACGATGGCGACTACGATCTGATCGTCATCGGCAGCCACGGTCGAGACGGTCTCGCGCGGGTGCTACTCGGAAGCGTCGCGGAGAAAGTCACCCGACGGTCGTCGGTGCCGGTGTTGGTCGCTCGATAGGTGCGTTCGAAAACCGCCGTCGAAACCGGCCGTCGATAGTCCATGCGCTCAGATCCGGTCGGCGTCTTCGGGGATCTCGTGGGACGGGAGTAGTCCGCTTTCCTCGAGGGCGTAGTAGCCGACGACGTGGACGACCGCCGCTGCGATCATCCCGTTGAGTGCGGCGATTCCGGGGACCGGTGCCGCGATCGTGACCCCCGGCAGCACCGAGCCGGCGGTCAGCACCGCGACGAGACAGCCGGCGACGTACGCGAGCACGCTCGTCCACCGGACGCTCGTGAACCGAACGTCGTCCATGCGGGGGATCGACCGTCGCCAGCACAGCAGGAAGTCGGCGATGATTATCGCGCCGAGCGGCGGAACGTACTGGCCCAGCAACTCGAGCCACGGCAGGAGCAGGCTGTCCGCGCCCGCGAGGGCCAGACCGATTCCGACGAAACAGCCCGTGATGACGAACGGTCGCTTTCGATCGAAGTCGAAGGCTTCGGCCCCCGCGACGCTGAACGCGTAGGCCGCGTTGTCGTTGGTCGTCCAGATGTTCAGGATCAACGCGATCAGGCCGACCGTTGCCAGCCCCTGTGCGACCAGTACTTCGTAGAGGTCGCCCTGCGGCGTCACGTCGTAGACGGCCCCGCCGACGGCTCCGCTGAGAAAGAGGAAGCTGTTTCCGACGAGGAAGGCGATCAGTCCGGCCCAGAACGCGACTCGAGAGCTGACGGCAAAGCGCGCCCAGTTCGGGGCTTGCGTTCCGGCGCTGATGAACGTCCCGACGACGATGGTCACCGCGAGGCCGAACGACATCTCACCGCCGCCGACCTGGGACAGCAGCCCGTCGATACCGCCGGCTTCACCGACCGCAAGGACGATGGAGAGGACGCCGACGATTACGAGGAACGGGACGGCGACGTAGGAAAGCTTCTCCATGCCGTCGTACCCGAAGTACGCGGTCATCATGTGCATCACTCCCCAGACGACGATCAAGCCGCTGAGCATCGCCGCACTCTCGAGCCCCAAATAGGTCGCTGTCGGGACTGCGACCATCGGAATGGTCACCCCGAACCAGCCGACCTGGGTCCCACCAAGCAGGAGGTCGGCCCACTTTGCGCCAACCCGGCCGAACGAGTATCGGGCGAGGAGAACGGTCGTCAGTCCGGCTCTCGCTGAAATTCCACAGAGCAGCGCGACGTACCCGCCGAGGATAATGTGGCCGACGACCATCGCCGAAAGCATTTCCCGGAACCCCATCGCCGCGCTGACCTCCGCCCCCGCCCACATCGTCCCCGCGAAGAAGACGAGCCCGAGGAGGACCGCCGAGAGACTGACCAGCCCCTTTCGTTCGTCCTTCGGAACGTGATCGAGCGGATAATCGGGATCGGGGAGGTTCTCGTCCCCGAATACGATACGCCGCCAGTCGAAGCCACCGCCGCGTGTTGCCATGGTACACGACAGGTCACGCCGAGATAATGAATGTTTTGAACAACTGACCAGGGTTTCGTCACAAAGTTTCCGCTCCAGGGACGATCGCTGGCGATTGGGTTTTGACCGGACGCTCGCGGAACTATTATCGGGACTGGGGACACTCGTAGGGACATGACCACGTGGCTCATCACCGACGCGACGACGCTCGAGGGATCCGCGGTCGACATCGCGATCGAGGACGGTACTATCTCTCGGATCGAGAACGCCGGCTCGATCGATTCGTCGGCCGCTCCCGAGGACCGGCGATACGACGCGAACGGTCGGCTCGTGACGCCGACGCTCATCGAACCGCACATCCACCTCGACGCGACGCTCACCGCGGGCGAGCCAAGCTGGAACGAATCGGGAACCCTCGCCGAGGGAATCGGCATCTGGGGGGACCGAAAGGAGACGCTCGAGGCGGCCGACGTGAAAGACAGAGCCGAGCGGGCCATCGAGTGGATGGCGGCCAACGGTATCACCCGCGTTCGGACGCACGCGGATACGACCGAGGAGTCCCTTACCGGCGTTCGCGCCCTGCTCGAGCTGCGCGAGGACGTCTCGGATCTCGTCGACCTGCAGGTCGTCGCGTTCCCGCAGGACGGCATCTTCACCGACGACTCCCACGAGGATCTGCTTCGGGAGTCCCTCGAGATGGGTGCGGATCTCGTCGGCGCGATTCCGCACAACGAACACACCCGCGAGGACGGCGTCGCCTCAGTCGAACTCGCGATGGACCTCGCCGAACGATACGACCGTCCGGTCGACATGCATATCGACGAGACGGATGATCCCGGCTCGCGGTTCACCGAGGTGCTCGCGAGCGAATCGATTAAACGGGGGGTTGGCGACCGCGTCACTGCGAGTCACACGACGGCGATGCACTCCTATTCCAACGCGTACGCGGCGAAGGTAATCTCGCTACTGGCCGAAAGCGGTGCCAGCGTGATCACCAATCCGCCGGACAACGCGGTCTTGCAGGGACGCTACGACGACTATCCGCGTCGTCGCGGCCACACCCGGATCGACGAACTGCACGAGGCCGGTGTGACCGTCGGGCTCGGTCACGACTCGGTTATGGATCCGTGGTATCACTACGGGTGCGGCGACCAGCTCGATGCGGCGTTCATCCTCCTGCACTACGCCCACATGAGCGGACGGAACGATGTCGGACCGCTCTGGGAGATGCTCACGACGGCGAACGCCGAGGTTTTCGGCGTCGACGACTACGGGCTCTCCGTCGGTGCCGACGGCTCGCTCGTCGTCTACGACGCGCCGGATCCGTTCAACGCGCTTCGCACGCGCGCCCCGAGAACGCTGGTACTCAAGGACGGCCGCAAAATCGCCCGAACCGAGCCCGCGAAGACGCGGGTGATCCGCGATGGCGACAGCGAGAACGGAACCGAACACGACATCGATTTCCACCGCTAACTGGTAGTTCTGCGGTCGGTGGTTTACTCCTGGTCAAAAAAGCGGTGAATCCCTTATTTGAACGCGACGCAGCGACAGACGCTCGACTCGCCGCCACGGAAGCGCCACGGGAAGGTTCCGATCTGGACGCGTTCGTTGAGCAGTTCTTCGGGGACCTGTGCGTTTTCGACGTGGATGATACCCTCCGGGAACAGATCGTTGTGCATGAGCTGATAGCCTTCGGGCGGGAAAATTTCGTCGAGGTCGTCGACGCCGAGGGCGTCTTCGGCTTCCGCCGCGAGGTCCGGACGGATCTCGCGGATGATCGTGTTCATCGGGTGGTCGGCACTGCCGCAGTCGAGGAGGAGGTAGTTGAGTTCCATCTCCTTACACCAGTCGGCAAACTCCTGGTTCGGGCCAGGGTGCTTGCTGAAGAATCGATCCGGATCGGCGTTTTCCTTGTGCCAAGCGTAGTCCTGATAGCCCGTGTGGATGAACAGGATGTCCCCCTTCCGGACATCACAGACGTCCTCGATCATTTCGCTGGTGTAGACGTCGTAGTCGCCGACTTTGTCCGAGATGTCCGCGACGACGGCGTCGCCGACGAGTTCGTCGAGCCCCACCTGTTCGATATCCCGTCCGCTGGCGACGAAGTGTTTCTCGCCGTCCAGGTGAGTTCCGGTGTGGTTCATGAACTCGATCTTCTGTCCGTTTACTTTCTCGGTGTCGAGGCTCTTTTCGTACCACACCTTGGGGTTGTCGTACGTTGGCCACGCCGGCGTGTCCTGTGACCACGGCTGAGTCAGGTCGTGCATCTCGTAGTCGTCGAGCATGAACAGTACGTAGCCTCCCCCGTCACTTAAACTTACGTGAACGGGAGAATCGATTTCTGTGACGTACGCGCCGTTCGATACCCCCTGTGAGTACTGTGGGCGTGCCAACAACCAACAACA from Natronorubrum halophilum encodes:
- a CDS encoding cyclase family protein translates to MLDDYEMHDLTQPWSQDTPAWPTYDNPKVWYEKSLDTEKVNGQKIEFMNHTGTHLDGEKHFVASGRDIEQVGLDELVGDAVVADISDKVGDYDVYTSEMIEDVCDVRKGDILFIHTGYQDYAWHKENADPDRFFSKHPGPNQEFADWCKEMELNYLLLDCGSADHPMNTIIREIRPDLAAEAEDALGVDDLDEIFPPEGYQLMHNDLFPEGIIHVENAQVPEELLNERVQIGTFPWRFRGGESSVCRCVAFK